One Nicotiana tomentosiformis chromosome 4, ASM39032v3, whole genome shotgun sequence genomic window carries:
- the LOC104088808 gene encoding actin-depolymerizing factor 2-like: MANAASGMAVHDDCKLKFLELKAKRTHRFIIYKIEEKQKQVVVEKLGEPTESYEDFTAGLPADECRYAVYDFDFTTEENVQKSKIFFIAWSPDTARVRSKMIYASSKDRFKRELQATDPTEMEIFIL, encoded by the exons ATG GCTAACGCAGCATCTGGGATGGCTGTGCATGACGATTGCAAGCTGAAGTTTTTGGAGTTGAAGGCAAAAAGAACTCACCGGTTCATCATCTATAAGATTGAAGAGAAGCAAAAGCAGGTTGTTGTGGAAAAGCTTGGTGAACCAACTGAAAGCTATGAGGATTTCACCGCAGGCCTCCCTGCTGATGAGTGTCGATATGCTGTCTATGACTTTGATTTCACGACCGAAGAAAACGTCCAGAAGAGCAAAATATTCTTCATTGCGTG GTCACCTGACACTGCAAGAGTGAGAAGCAAGATGATTTATGCAAGCTCCAAAGACAGGTTCAAGAGAGAGCTGCAAGCAACTGATCCTACAGAGATGGAAATTTTTATCTTATGA
- the LOC104096016 gene encoding ras-related protein RABE1c-like — MAAPPARARADYDYLIKLLLIGDSGVGKSCLLLRFSDGSFTTSFITTIGIDFKIRTIELDGKRIKLQIWDTAGQERFRTITTAYYRGAMGILLVYDVTDESSFNNIRNWIRNIEQHASDNVNKILVGNKADMDESKRAVPTSKGQALADEYGIKFFETSAKTNMNVEEVFFSIARDIKQRLSESDSKTEPQAIRINQSDQAGTSGQAAQKSSCCGS, encoded by the exons ATGGCAGCTCCACCAGCTAGGGCACGAGCAGATTATGATTATCTTATCAAGCTCCTCCTCATTGGCGATAGCG GTGTGGGAAAGAGTTGTTTGCTTCTGAGGTTCTCAGATGGTTCCTTCACAACAAGTTTCATCACCACTATTGG AATTGACTTTAAGATAAGAACAATTGAACTTGATGGAAAGCGGATTAAGTTACAAATTTGGGATACAGCTGGTCAGGAGCGTTTCCGCACTATCACGACAG CGTATTATCGAGGAGCCATGGGTATTCTGCTGGTGTACGATGTCACGGACGAGTCATCTTTCAATA ACATCAGGAACTGGATTCGCAACATAGAGCAGCATGCTTCTGACAATGTCAATAAGATTTTGGTTGGGAACAAGGCTGATATGGACGAAAGCAAAAGG GCTGTTCCAACTTCCAAGGGTCAAGCTCTTGCTGATGAATATGGCATTAAGTTCTTTGAAACA AGTGCAAAGACAAACATGAATGTGGAAGAAGTTTTCTTTTCAATTGCTAGGGATATCAAGCAAAGGCTTTCAGAATCTGATTCCAAGACTGAG CCTCAGGCAATCAGGATCAACCAATCGGATCAGGCAGGAACTTCTGGTCAAGCTGCCCAAAAGTCTTCTTGCTGTGGTTCGTGA
- the LOC104096022 gene encoding uncharacterized protein has product MAKLNPNEVEQQCQRWKTTLIGYVLGGNPSFKEMLKFVYGVWNLVTTHTVLLHDDGYFIFRFESVEDKNLIVQNGPYTFNSRPMVLKDCDPDFQIQNESMRIVPIWVNLPGLPVQCWAEENLGRIASLLGKPICTDKLTTECERISYARILVEMDITQPLPEEILIKKPDGRSWMQRVDFEWKPKFCLDCNKFGHSTGECQ; this is encoded by the coding sequence ATGGCCAAGTTAAACCCAAATGAGGTAGAACAACAATGCCAGCGATGGAAAACAACTTTGATTGGATACGTTCTAGGGGGAAATCCGTCGTTCAAAGAGATGCTCAAATTTGTCTATGGCGTTTGGAATCTAGTCACGACACATACGGTCCTTCTACATGACGACGGGTATTTCATTTTCAGATTTGAATCTGTGGAGGACAAAAACTTAATTGTGCAAAATGGCCCTTATACCTTCAATAGCAGACCTATGGTATTGAAGGATTGTGATCCGGATTTTCAGATTCAAAATGAATCTATGAGGATAGTTCCTATATGGGTCAATTTACCCGGGCTGCCTGTTCAGTGTTGGGCCGAGGAAAACCTAGGTAGGATTGCTAGTCTGTTAGGCAAACCTATTTGCACTGATAagctgacaacagaatgtgaaaGGATTTCATATGCTAGAATACTTGTTGAAATGGACATCACACAACCATTACCAGAGGAAATTCTCATAAAAAAGCCAGATGGGAGGAGCTGGATGCAGAGAGTAGATTTTGAATGGAAACCAAAGTTTTGCTTGGATTGCAACAAATTTGGTCATAGTACTGGTGAGTGTCAATAA